From Anopheles coluzzii chromosome 3, AcolN3, whole genome shotgun sequence, the proteins below share one genomic window:
- the LOC120954897 gene encoding serine-rich adhesin for platelets-like isoform X26, whose amino-acid sequence MEFKRTLLLTMLTTSSFFLHVSASFICPKYDTSRQLSSLYAMPHSQTGYVTCVGRIKIAAHCPEGSVWSDAVKTCVRQYSSSGVQERTRRDTAIETVTTCATVCPQVFDPRKLVLVEHSSCTKYNLCVLGLMLTVSCPNDLRFNKERCECDFKEKVYCEGEDPATTTVDYASTTDATTVYDSTTEDSTTEESTTEVATSESTTEDSTTEESTTEVTVSESTTEDSTTAESTTEVATSESTTDESTTEESTTEVATSESTTEESTTEESTTELATSESTTEESTTEESNTEVTVSESTSEDSTTEESTTEVTVSESTTEDSTTEESTTEAATSESTTEDSTTEEATTEVTVSESTTEDSTTEESTTEVATSESTTEDSTTEEATTEVIVSESTTEDFTTEESTTELATSESTTEDSTTEESTTEVTVSESTTEDSTTEESTTEAATSESTTEDSTTEEATTEVTVSESTTEDSTTEESTTEVATSESTTEDSTTEEATTEVIVSESTTEDFTTEESTTEVATSESTTEDSTTEDSTTEVTVSESTTEDSTTEESTTEAATSESTTEDSTTEEATTEVTVSESTTEDSTTEESTTEVATSESTTEDSTTEEATTEVIVSESTTEDFTTEESTTEVATSESTTEDSTTEDSTTEVTVSESTTEDSTTEESTTEAATSESTTEDSTTEEATTEVTVSESTTEDSTTEESTTEIATSESTTEDSTTEESTTEVTVSESTTEDSTTEESTTEVATSESTTEESTTEESTNEMTVSESTTEDSTTEESTTEVATSESTTEDSTTEESTTEVIVSTASSTSEVPTSESTTEASTQSISLSTIEVTPDETTSSTSSETTTALPVSSSTERTPVSGAEIVTGISKAFEKVSSIFETLAKIFASAIKSN is encoded by the exons atGGAGTTTAAACGGACACTTCTGCTTACGATGCTGACAACATCATCTTTCTTCCTGCATGTGTCGGCAAGCTTCATTTGCCCAAAGTATGACACTTCACGACAGTTATCTTCTCTATACGCGATGCCTCACAGCCAAACAGGCTACGTGACATGTGTTGGAAGGATCAAAATCGCAGCCCACTGTCCGGAGGGATCGGTGTGGAGTGATGCAGTGAAAACATGCGTTCGACAATACTCCTCCTCGGGAGTTCAGGAGCGTACGAGACGAGATACCGCAATAGAAACAGTGACCACATGTGCAACGGTTTGTCCGCAAGTGTTCGATCCGAGGAAGCTTGTGCTAGTGGAGCATAGTTCTTGTACGAAATATAATCTGTGCGTTCTTGGGCTGATGCTGACTGTATCGTGCCCAAATGATTTGCGGTTCAATAAGGAGCGGTGTGAATGTGATTTCAAGGAAAAGGTTTATTGTGAAGGTGAAGATCCCGCGACGACAACAGTGGATTATGCATCAACCACCGATGCGACGACAGTTTATGATTCAACAACAGAAGATTCCACAACAGAAGAATCTACCACTGAAGTCGCAACATCCGAGTCAACGACAGAAGATTCGACAACAGAAGAGTCTACCACTGAGGTGACGGTATCCGAGTCTACTACGGAGGATTCTACAACAGCAGAATCTACCACTGAGGTCGCAACATCCGAGTCAACGACAGATGAGTCCACTACAGAAGAGTCTACCACTGAA GTCGCAACATCCGAGTCAACGACAGAAGAGTCCACTACTGAAGAATCTACCACTGAGCTCGCAACATCCGAGTCAACGACAGAAGAGTCCACTACAGAAGAGTCGAACACTGAGGTGACAGTATCCGAGTCTACTTCAGAAGATTCTACAACTGAAGAATCTACCACTGAA GTGACAGTATCCGAGTCCACGACAGAAGATTCTACAACTGAAGAATCTACAACTGAAGCCGCAACATCGGAGTCAACGACGGAGGATTCGACAACAGAAGAGGCTACGACTGAAGTTACAGTATCCGAGTCTACTACAGAGGATTCTACAACAGAAGAATCTACCACTGAAGTCGCAACATCCGAGTCAACGACGGAGGATTCGACAACAGAAGAGGCTACCACTGAAGTTATAGTATCCGAGTCTACTACGGAGGATTTTACTACTGAAGAATCTACCACTGAG CTCGCAACATCCGAGTCAACGACGGAGGATTCGACAACAGAAGAGTCTACCACTGAA GTGACAGTATCCGAGTCCACGACAGAAGATTCTACAACTGAAGAATCTACAACTGAAGCCGCAACATCGGAGTCAACGACGGAGGATTCGACAACAGAAGAGGCTACGACTGAAGTTACAGTATCCGAGTCTACTACAGAGGATTCTACAACAGAAGAATCTACCACTGAAGTCGCAACATCCGAGTCAACGACGGAGGATTCGACAACAGAAGAGGCTACCACTGAAGTTATAGTATCCGAGTCTACTACGGAGGATTTTACTACTGAAGAATCTACCACTGAGGTCGCAACATCCGAGTCAACGACGGAGGATTCGACAACAGAAGATTCCACCACTGAGGTGACAGTATCCGAATCCACGACAGAAGATTCTACAACTGAAGAATCTACAACTGAAGCCGCAACATCGGAGTCAACGACGGAGGATTCGACAACAGAAGAGGCTACGACTGAAGTTACAGTATCCGAGTCTACTACAGAGGATTCTACAACAGAAGAATCTACCACTGAAGTCGCAACATCCGAGTCAACGACGGAGGATTCGACAACAGAAGAGGCTACCACTGAAGTTATAGTATCCGAGTCTACTACGGAGGATTTTACTACTGAAGAATCTACCACTGAGGTCGCAACATCCGAGTCAACGACGGAGGATTCGACAACAGAAGATTCCACCACTGAGGTGACAGTATCCGAATCCACGACAGAAGATTCTACAACTGAAGAATCTACCACTGAAGCCGCAACATCCGAGTCAACGACGGAGGATTCGACAACAGAAGAGGCTACCACTGAAGTTACAGTATCCGAGTCTACTACGGAGGATTCTACAACAGAAGAATCTACCACTGAAATCGCAACATCCGAGTCAACGACGGAGGATTCGACAACAGAAGAGTCTACCACTGAGGTGACAGTATCCGAGTCTACTACGGAGGATTCTACAACTGAAGAATCTACCACTGAGGTCGCAACATCCGAGTCTACGACAGAAGAGTCCACAACAGAAGAGTCTACCAATGAGATGACAGTATCCGAGTCCACGACAGAAGATTCTACAACTGAAGAATCTACTACTGAGGTCGCAACATCCGAGTCAACGACGGAGGATTCGACAACAGAAGAGTCCACCACTGAGGTGATAGTATCCACTGCATCTTCAACATCTGAAGTGCCTACATCCGAATCAACAACGGAAGCGTCAACTCAATCGATATCATTATCAACGATTGAAGTAACACCAGATGAAACGACTTCAAGTACCTCCTCAGAAACAACAACTGCTCTCCCAGTATCTTCAAGTACGGAGAGAACGCCAGTGTCGGGGGCCGAAATTGTTACAGGCATTTCCAAAGCGTTTGAAAAAGTGTCGAGCATTTTTGAAACATTAGCCAAAATATTTGCATCGGCCATTAAGAGCAACTAG
- the LOC120954897 gene encoding serine-rich adhesin for platelets-like isoform X6: MEFKRTLLLTMLTTSSFFLHVSASFICPKYDTSRQLSSLYAMPHSQTGYVTCVGRIKIAAHCPEGSVWSDAVKTCVRQYSSSGVQERTRRDTAIETVTTCATVCPQVFDPRKLVLVEHSSCTKYNLCVLGLMLTVSCPNDLRFNKERCECDFKEKVYCEGEDPATTTVDYASTTDATTVYDSTTEDSTTEESTTEVATSESTTEDSTTEESTTEVATSESTTDESTTEESTTEVATSESTTEDSTTEESTSEVATSESTTEESTTEESTTKDATSESTTEDSTTEESTSEVATSESTTEDSTTEEATTEVATSESTTEESTTEESTTELATSESTTEESTTEESNTEVTVSESTSEDSTTEESTTEVTVSESTTEDSTTEESTTEAATSESTTEDSTTEEATTEVTVSESTTEDSTTEESTTEVATSESTTEDSTTEEATTEVIVSESTTEDFTTEESTTELATSESTTEDSTTEESTTEVTVSESTTEDSTTEESTTEAATSESTTEDSTTEEATTEVTVSESTTEDSTTEESTTEVATSESTTEDSTTEEATTEVIVSESTTEDFTTEESTTEVATSESTTEDSTTEDSTTEVTVSESTTEDSTTEESTTEAATSESTTEDSTTEEATTEVTVSESTTEDSTTEESTTEVATSESTTEDSTTEEATTEVIVSESTTEDFTTEESTTEVATSESTTEDSTTEDSTTEVTVSESTTEDSTTEESTTEAATSESTTEDSTTEEATTEVTVSESTTEDSTTEESTTEIATSESTTEDSTTEESTTEVTVSESTTEDSTTEESTTEVATSESTTEESTTEESTNEMTVSESTTEDSTTEESTTEVATSESTTEDSTTEESTTEVIVSTASSTSEVPTSESTTEASTQSISLSTIEVTPDETTSSTSSETTTALPVSSSTERTPVSGAEIVTGISKAFEKVSSIFETLAKIFASAIKSN; the protein is encoded by the exons atGGAGTTTAAACGGACACTTCTGCTTACGATGCTGACAACATCATCTTTCTTCCTGCATGTGTCGGCAAGCTTCATTTGCCCAAAGTATGACACTTCACGACAGTTATCTTCTCTATACGCGATGCCTCACAGCCAAACAGGCTACGTGACATGTGTTGGAAGGATCAAAATCGCAGCCCACTGTCCGGAGGGATCGGTGTGGAGTGATGCAGTGAAAACATGCGTTCGACAATACTCCTCCTCGGGAGTTCAGGAGCGTACGAGACGAGATACCGCAATAGAAACAGTGACCACATGTGCAACGGTTTGTCCGCAAGTGTTCGATCCGAGGAAGCTTGTGCTAGTGGAGCATAGTTCTTGTACGAAATATAATCTGTGCGTTCTTGGGCTGATGCTGACTGTATCGTGCCCAAATGATTTGCGGTTCAATAAGGAGCGGTGTGAATGTGATTTCAAGGAAAAGGTTTATTGTGAAGGTGAAGATCCCGCGACGACAACAGTGGATTATGCATCAACCACCGATGCGACGACAGTTTATGATTCAACAACAGAAGATTCCACAACAGAAGAATCTACCACTGAAGTCGCAACATCCGAGTCAACGACAGAAGATTCGACAACAGAAGAGTCTACCACTGAG GTCGCAACATCCGAGTCAACGACAGATGAGTCCACTACAGAAGAGTCTACCACTGAAGTCGCAACATCCGAGTCCACGACAGAAGATTCTACAACTGAAGAATCTACCTCTGAA GTCGCAACATCCGAGTCAACGACAGAAGAGTCCACAACAGAAGAGTCTACCACTAAAGACGCAACATCCGAGTCCACGACAGAAGATTCTACAACTGAAGAATCTACCTCTGAAGTCGCAACATCCGAGTCAACGACGGAGGATTCGACAACAGAAGAGGCTACCACTGAA GTCGCAACATCCGAGTCAACGACAGAAGAGTCCACTACTGAAGAATCTACCACTGAGCTCGCAACATCCGAGTCAACGACAGAAGAGTCCACTACAGAAGAGTCGAACACTGAGGTGACAGTATCCGAGTCTACTTCAGAAGATTCTACAACTGAAGAATCTACCACTGAA GTGACAGTATCCGAGTCCACGACAGAAGATTCTACAACTGAAGAATCTACAACTGAAGCCGCAACATCGGAGTCAACGACGGAGGATTCGACAACAGAAGAGGCTACGACTGAAGTTACAGTATCCGAGTCTACTACAGAGGATTCTACAACAGAAGAATCTACCACTGAAGTCGCAACATCCGAGTCAACGACGGAGGATTCGACAACAGAAGAGGCTACCACTGAAGTTATAGTATCCGAGTCTACTACGGAGGATTTTACTACTGAAGAATCTACCACTGAG CTCGCAACATCCGAGTCAACGACGGAGGATTCGACAACAGAAGAGTCTACCACTGAA GTGACAGTATCCGAGTCCACGACAGAAGATTCTACAACTGAAGAATCTACAACTGAAGCCGCAACATCGGAGTCAACGACGGAGGATTCGACAACAGAAGAGGCTACGACTGAAGTTACAGTATCCGAGTCTACTACAGAGGATTCTACAACAGAAGAATCTACCACTGAAGTCGCAACATCCGAGTCAACGACGGAGGATTCGACAACAGAAGAGGCTACCACTGAAGTTATAGTATCCGAGTCTACTACGGAGGATTTTACTACTGAAGAATCTACCACTGAGGTCGCAACATCCGAGTCAACGACGGAGGATTCGACAACAGAAGATTCCACCACTGAGGTGACAGTATCCGAATCCACGACAGAAGATTCTACAACTGAAGAATCTACAACTGAAGCCGCAACATCGGAGTCAACGACGGAGGATTCGACAACAGAAGAGGCTACGACTGAAGTTACAGTATCCGAGTCTACTACAGAGGATTCTACAACAGAAGAATCTACCACTGAAGTCGCAACATCCGAGTCAACGACGGAGGATTCGACAACAGAAGAGGCTACCACTGAAGTTATAGTATCCGAGTCTACTACGGAGGATTTTACTACTGAAGAATCTACCACTGAGGTCGCAACATCCGAGTCAACGACGGAGGATTCGACAACAGAAGATTCCACCACTGAGGTGACAGTATCCGAATCCACGACAGAAGATTCTACAACTGAAGAATCTACCACTGAAGCCGCAACATCCGAGTCAACGACGGAGGATTCGACAACAGAAGAGGCTACCACTGAAGTTACAGTATCCGAGTCTACTACGGAGGATTCTACAACAGAAGAATCTACCACTGAAATCGCAACATCCGAGTCAACGACGGAGGATTCGACAACAGAAGAGTCTACCACTGAGGTGACAGTATCCGAGTCTACTACGGAGGATTCTACAACTGAAGAATCTACCACTGAGGTCGCAACATCCGAGTCTACGACAGAAGAGTCCACAACAGAAGAGTCTACCAATGAGATGACAGTATCCGAGTCCACGACAGAAGATTCTACAACTGAAGAATCTACTACTGAGGTCGCAACATCCGAGTCAACGACGGAGGATTCGACAACAGAAGAGTCCACCACTGAGGTGATAGTATCCACTGCATCTTCAACATCTGAAGTGCCTACATCCGAATCAACAACGGAAGCGTCAACTCAATCGATATCATTATCAACGATTGAAGTAACACCAGATGAAACGACTTCAAGTACCTCCTCAGAAACAACAACTGCTCTCCCAGTATCTTCAAGTACGGAGAGAACGCCAGTGTCGGGGGCCGAAATTGTTACAGGCATTTCCAAAGCGTTTGAAAAAGTGTCGAGCATTTTTGAAACATTAGCCAAAATATTTGCATCGGCCATTAAGAGCAACTAG
- the LOC120954897 gene encoding uncharacterized protein LOC120954897 isoform X34, protein MEFKRTLLLTMLTTSSFFLHVSASFICPKYDTSRQLSSLYAMPHSQTGYVTCVGRIKIAAHCPEGSVWSDAVKTCVRQYSSSGVQERTRRDTAIETVTTCATVCPQVFDPRKLVLVEHSSCTKYNLCVLGLMLTVSCPNDLRFNKERCECDFKEKVYCEGEDPATTTVDYASTTDATTVYDSTTEDSTTEESTTEVATSESTTEDSTTEESTTEVTVSESTTEDSTTAESTTEVATSESTTDESTTEESTTEVATSESTTEDSTTEESTSEVATSESTTEESTTEESTTKDATSESTTEDSTTEESTSEVATSESTTEDSTTEEATTEVATSESTTEESTTEESTTELATSESTTEESTTEESNTEVATSESTTEESTTEESTTELATSESTTEDSTTEESTTEVTVSESTTEDSTTEESTTEAATSESTTEDSTTEEATTEVTVSESTTEDSTTEESTTEVATSESTTEDSTTEEATTEVIVSESTTEDFTTEESTTEVATSESTTEDSTTEDSTTEVTVSESTTEDSTTEESTTEAATSESTTEDSTTEEATTEVTVSESTTEDSTTEESTTEVATSESTTEDSTTEEATTEVIVSESTTEDFTTEESTTEVATSESTTEDSTTEDSTTEVTVSESTTEDSTTEESTTEAATSESTTEDSTTEEATTEVTVSESTTEDSTTEESTTEIATSESTTEDSTTEESTTEVTVSESTTEDSTTEESTTEVATSESTTEESTTEESTNEMTVSESTTEDSTTEESTTEVATSESTTEDSTTEESTTEVIVSTASSTSEVPTSESTTEASTQSISLSTIEVTPDETTSSTSSETTTALPVSSSTERTPVSGAEIVTGISKAFEKVSSIFETLAKIFASAIKSN, encoded by the exons atGGAGTTTAAACGGACACTTCTGCTTACGATGCTGACAACATCATCTTTCTTCCTGCATGTGTCGGCAAGCTTCATTTGCCCAAAGTATGACACTTCACGACAGTTATCTTCTCTATACGCGATGCCTCACAGCCAAACAGGCTACGTGACATGTGTTGGAAGGATCAAAATCGCAGCCCACTGTCCGGAGGGATCGGTGTGGAGTGATGCAGTGAAAACATGCGTTCGACAATACTCCTCCTCGGGAGTTCAGGAGCGTACGAGACGAGATACCGCAATAGAAACAGTGACCACATGTGCAACGGTTTGTCCGCAAGTGTTCGATCCGAGGAAGCTTGTGCTAGTGGAGCATAGTTCTTGTACGAAATATAATCTGTGCGTTCTTGGGCTGATGCTGACTGTATCGTGCCCAAATGATTTGCGGTTCAATAAGGAGCGGTGTGAATGTGATTTCAAGGAAAAGGTTTATTGTGAAGGTGAAGATCCCGCGACGACAACAGTGGATTATGCATCAACCACCGATGCGACGACAGTTTATGATTCAACAACAGAAGATTCCACAACAGAAGAATCTACCACTGAAGTCGCAACATCCGAGTCAACGACAGAAGATTCGACAACAGAAGAGTCTACCACTGAGGTGACGGTATCCGAGTCTACTACGGAGGATTCTACAACAGCAGAATCTACCACTGAGGTCGCAACATCCGAGTCAACGACAGATGAGTCCACTACAGAAGAGTCTACCACTGAAGTCGCAACATCCGAGTCCACGACAGAAGATTCTACAACTGAAGAATCTACCTCTGAA GTCGCAACATCCGAGTCAACGACAGAAGAGTCCACAACAGAAGAGTCTACCACTAAAGACGCAACATCCGAGTCCACGACAGAAGATTCTACAACTGAAGAATCTACCTCTGAAGTCGCAACATCCGAGTCAACGACGGAGGATTCGACAACAGAAGAGGCTACCACTGAA GTCGCAACATCCGAGTCAACGACAGAAGAGTCCACTACTGAAGAATCTACCACTGAGCTCGCAACATCCGAGTCAACGACAGAAGAGTCCACTACAGAAGAGTCGAACACTGAG GTCGCAACATCCGAGTCAACGACAGAAGAGTCCACTACTGAAGAATCTACCACTGAGCTCGCAACATCCGAGTCAACGACGGAGGATTCGACAACAGAAGAGTCTACCACTGAA GTGACAGTATCCGAGTCCACGACAGAAGATTCTACAACTGAAGAATCTACAACTGAAGCCGCAACATCGGAGTCAACGACGGAGGATTCGACAACAGAAGAGGCTACGACTGAAGTTACAGTATCCGAGTCTACTACAGAGGATTCTACAACAGAAGAATCTACCACTGAAGTCGCAACATCCGAGTCAACGACGGAGGATTCGACAACAGAAGAGGCTACCACTGAAGTTATAGTATCCGAGTCTACTACGGAGGATTTTACTACTGAAGAATCTACCACTGAGGTCGCAACATCCGAGTCAACGACGGAGGATTCGACAACAGAAGATTCCACCACTGAGGTGACAGTATCCGAATCCACGACAGAAGATTCTACAACTGAAGAATCTACAACTGAAGCCGCAACATCGGAGTCAACGACGGAGGATTCGACAACAGAAGAGGCTACGACTGAAGTTACAGTATCCGAGTCTACTACAGAGGATTCTACAACAGAAGAATCTACCACTGAAGTCGCAACATCCGAGTCAACGACGGAGGATTCGACAACAGAAGAGGCTACCACTGAAGTTATAGTATCCGAGTCTACTACGGAGGATTTTACTACTGAAGAATCTACCACTGAGGTCGCAACATCCGAGTCAACGACGGAGGATTCGACAACAGAAGATTCCACCACTGAGGTGACAGTATCCGAATCCACGACAGAAGATTCTACAACTGAAGAATCTACCACTGAAGCCGCAACATCCGAGTCAACGACGGAGGATTCGACAACAGAAGAGGCTACCACTGAAGTTACAGTATCCGAGTCTACTACGGAGGATTCTACAACAGAAGAATCTACCACTGAAATCGCAACATCCGAGTCAACGACGGAGGATTCGACAACAGAAGAGTCTACCACTGAGGTGACAGTATCCGAGTCTACTACGGAGGATTCTACAACTGAAGAATCTACCACTGAGGTCGCAACATCCGAGTCTACGACAGAAGAGTCCACAACAGAAGAGTCTACCAATGAGATGACAGTATCCGAGTCCACGACAGAAGATTCTACAACTGAAGAATCTACTACTGAGGTCGCAACATCCGAGTCAACGACGGAGGATTCGACAACAGAAGAGTCCACCACTGAGGTGATAGTATCCACTGCATCTTCAACATCTGAAGTGCCTACATCCGAATCAACAACGGAAGCGTCAACTCAATCGATATCATTATCAACGATTGAAGTAACACCAGATGAAACGACTTCAAGTACCTCCTCAGAAACAACAACTGCTCTCCCAGTATCTTCAAGTACGGAGAGAACGCCAGTGTCGGGGGCCGAAATTGTTACAGGCATTTCCAAAGCGTTTGAAAAAGTGTCGAGCATTTTTGAAACATTAGCCAAAATATTTGCATCGGCCATTAAGAGCAACTAG
- the LOC120954897 gene encoding uncharacterized protein LOC120954897 isoform X38 produces MEFKRTLLLTMLTTSSFFLHVSASFICPKYDTSRQLSSLYAMPHSQTGYVTCVGRIKIAAHCPEGSVWSDAVKTCVRQYSSSGVQERTRRDTAIETVTTCATVCPQVFDPRKLVLVEHSSCTKYNLCVLGLMLTVSCPNDLRFNKERCECDFKEKVYCEGEDPATTTVDYASTTDATTVYDSTTEDSTTEESTTEVATSESTTEDSTTEESTTEVTVSESTTEDSTTAESTTEVATSESTTDESTTEESTTEVATSESTTEDSTTEESTSEVATSESTTEESTTEESTTKDATSESTTEDSTTEESTSEVATSESTTEDSTTEEATTEVATSESTTEESTTEESTTELATSESTTEESTTEESNTELATSESTTEDSTTEESTTEVTVSESTTEDSTTEESTTEAATSESTTEDSTTEEATTEVTVSESTTEDSTTEESTTEVATSESTTEDSTTEEATTEVIVSESTTEDFTTEESTTEVATSESTTEDSTTEDSTTEVTVSESTTEDSTTEESTTEAATSESTTEDSTTEEATTEVTVSESTTEDSTTEESTTEVATSESTTEDSTTEEATTEVIVSESTTEDFTTEESTTEVATSESTTEDSTTEDSTTEVTVSESTTEDSTTEESTTEAATSESTTEDSTTEEATTEVTVSESTTEDSTTEESTTEIATSESTTEDSTTEESTTEVTVSESTTEDSTTEESTTEVATSESTTEESTTEESTNEMTVSESTTEDSTTEESTTEVATSESTTEDSTTEESTTEVIVSTASSTSEVPTSESTTEASTQSISLSTIEVTPDETTSSTSSETTTALPVSSSTERTPVSGAEIVTGISKAFEKVSSIFETLAKIFASAIKSN; encoded by the exons atGGAGTTTAAACGGACACTTCTGCTTACGATGCTGACAACATCATCTTTCTTCCTGCATGTGTCGGCAAGCTTCATTTGCCCAAAGTATGACACTTCACGACAGTTATCTTCTCTATACGCGATGCCTCACAGCCAAACAGGCTACGTGACATGTGTTGGAAGGATCAAAATCGCAGCCCACTGTCCGGAGGGATCGGTGTGGAGTGATGCAGTGAAAACATGCGTTCGACAATACTCCTCCTCGGGAGTTCAGGAGCGTACGAGACGAGATACCGCAATAGAAACAGTGACCACATGTGCAACGGTTTGTCCGCAAGTGTTCGATCCGAGGAAGCTTGTGCTAGTGGAGCATAGTTCTTGTACGAAATATAATCTGTGCGTTCTTGGGCTGATGCTGACTGTATCGTGCCCAAATGATTTGCGGTTCAATAAGGAGCGGTGTGAATGTGATTTCAAGGAAAAGGTTTATTGTGAAGGTGAAGATCCCGCGACGACAACAGTGGATTATGCATCAACCACCGATGCGACGACAGTTTATGATTCAACAACAGAAGATTCCACAACAGAAGAATCTACCACTGAAGTCGCAACATCCGAGTCAACGACAGAAGATTCGACAACAGAAGAGTCTACCACTGAGGTGACGGTATCCGAGTCTACTACGGAGGATTCTACAACAGCAGAATCTACCACTGAGGTCGCAACATCCGAGTCAACGACAGATGAGTCCACTACAGAAGAGTCTACCACTGAAGTCGCAACATCCGAGTCCACGACAGAAGATTCTACAACTGAAGAATCTACCTCTGAA GTCGCAACATCCGAGTCAACGACAGAAGAGTCCACAACAGAAGAGTCTACCACTAAAGACGCAACATCCGAGTCCACGACAGAAGATTCTACAACTGAAGAATCTACCTCTGAAGTCGCAACATCCGAGTCAACGACGGAGGATTCGACAACAGAAGAGGCTACCACTGAA GTCGCAACATCCGAGTCAACGACAGAAGAGTCCACTACTGAAGAATCTACCACTGAGCTCGCAACATCCGAGTCAACGACAGAAGAGTCCACTACAGAAGAGTCGAACACTGAG CTCGCAACATCCGAGTCAACGACGGAGGATTCGACAACAGAAGAGTCTACCACTGAA GTGACAGTATCCGAGTCCACGACAGAAGATTCTACAACTGAAGAATCTACAACTGAAGCCGCAACATCGGAGTCAACGACGGAGGATTCGACAACAGAAGAGGCTACGACTGAAGTTACAGTATCCGAGTCTACTACAGAGGATTCTACAACAGAAGAATCTACCACTGAAGTCGCAACATCCGAGTCAACGACGGAGGATTCGACAACAGAAGAGGCTACCACTGAAGTTATAGTATCCGAGTCTACTACGGAGGATTTTACTACTGAAGAATCTACCACTGAGGTCGCAACATCCGAGTCAACGACGGAGGATTCGACAACAGAAGATTCCACCACTGAGGTGACAGTATCCGAATCCACGACAGAAGATTCTACAACTGAAGAATCTACAACTGAAGCCGCAACATCGGAGTCAACGACGGAGGATTCGACAACAGAAGAGGCTACGACTGAAGTTACAGTATCCGAGTCTACTACAGAGGATTCTACAACAGAAGAATCTACCACTGAAGTCGCAACATCCGAGTCAACGACGGAGGATTCGACAACAGAAGAGGCTACCACTGAAGTTATAGTATCCGAGTCTACTACGGAGGATTTTACTACTGAAGAATCTACCACTGAGGTCGCAACATCCGAGTCAACGACGGAGGATTCGACAACAGAAGATTCCACCACTGAGGTGACAGTATCCGAATCCACGACAGAAGATTCTACAACTGAAGAATCTACCACTGAAGCCGCAACATCCGAGTCAACGACGGAGGATTCGACAACAGAAGAGGCTACCACTGAAGTTACAGTATCCGAGTCTACTACGGAGGATTCTACAACAGAAGAATCTACCACTGAAATCGCAACATCCGAGTCAACGACGGAGGATTCGACAACAGAAGAGTCTACCACTGAGGTGACAGTATCCGAGTCTACTACGGAGGATTCTACAACTGAAGAATCTACCACTGAGGTCGCAACATCCGAGTCTACGACAGAAGAGTCCACAACAGAAGAGTCTACCAATGAGATGACAGTATCCGAGTCCACGACAGAAGATTCTACAACTGAAGAATCTACTACTGAGGTCGCAACATCCGAGTCAACGACGGAGGATTCGACAACAGAAGAGTCCACCACTGAGGTGATAGTATCCACTGCATCTTCAACATCTGAAGTGCCTACATCCGAATCAACAACGGAAGCGTCAACTCAATCGATATCATTATCAACGATTGAAGTAACACCAGATGAAACGACTTCAAGTACCTCCTCAGAAACAACAACTGCTCTCCCAGTATCTTCAAGTACGGAGAGAACGCCAGTGTCGGGGGCCGAAATTGTTACAGGCATTTCCAAAGCGTTTGAAAAAGTGTCGAGCATTTTTGAAACATTAGCCAAAATATTTGCATCGGCCATTAAGAGCAACTAG